CAATAGAGTCTGGGTTGGGTCCCAGCAGCGAGGGTTCTCACACCAGCCAGCTGAACCCTagtccctgccccctcctgccccctcctgccccctcctgccccctcctgccccttcctgcccTAGCTTCTTCCCCAGTTTCTGCCCCCGCTTCAGTCCCAGGCCCCTGTCGGCTCTGGAAGTTGGCAGAGCAGGCAGCCCAGCGAGCCTGGGAGACAGAGCGATGGCTTGATTCTCATGCTGCCCAGTGCCGGAGCTCTCCTTTCCCTCTGCAGATGCACCTCCCCCACACCGTGAGGTAGGGCTTGGGACCCTCTGCAGACGCTATGCTGTGCCCTCAGGGTGTGAACAAAGACTCGTACCTGATCCTGGAGACGCTGCCCACAGAATACGACTCGCGGGTGAAGGCCATGGAGGTGGACGAGAGACCCACGGAGCAGTACAGTGACATCGGGGGCCTGGACAAGCAGATCCAGGAGGTGGGGGCTCGGCGGGGGCGTTCATGTGTGTCGGGATCCTGCCTCCTTACCAGCCCTCTTGTTCTCAACCTCTGTCCTGGGAAGGAAAAGAGGGGTGCCAGGCAGGGAAGCAGATGCGGACAGCTTGACCGGCCTGTACAGGGCCAGACCAGGACTGGAATTTAGGCCTTCTACAGCTATCTACCAGGCCATAGGCAGCCTTGGTGGCAAGGAACATTCATGTCCCCTTTGGGCAGAGGCTGGCAAGGGCCACTCTCCAAGTCAGAGGGAGAGGATGCGGTATTGGGGTGGGCTGTGGGAGCCATTGCAATGTCGCTGTGCTCACTCAGGCTTCTCCCCTGTAGCTGGTTGAGGCCATAGTCCTGCCCATGAACCACAAGGAGAAGTTTGAGAACTTGGGGATCCAGCCTCCAAAGGGGGTGCTGATGTACGGGCCCCCGGGGACCGGGAAGACATTGCTGGCCCGGGCCTGTGCTGCTCAGACAAAGGTGAGGCATTTGGGAGAGTTGGGCTGGGTGGGCGGGCTCCAGGGGCCTTGCATTGTCCCCAGCCTGactcctccccccaccacacTGCCCCCCCCTCCCAGGCCACCTTCCTCAAACTGGCTGGGCCCCAGCTGGTACAGATGTTCATTGGGGATGGCGCCAAGCTGGTCCGGGACGCCTTTGCCTTGGCCAAGGAGAAAGCTCCGTCCATCATCTTCATCGACGAGCTGGATGCCATTGGCACCAAGCGGTGAGGGAACTGTGGCCCCAGGGTGGTCTCGGTGGCTGTGCGTAGGGGTGGCTTTTCCCTGtgctggatcccagcttcctgcctgggccTGGACTCCCTGGCCTCCTGCATCCCTGACCATCCACTTGCTTGCCAGCTGCCATTGTGTACCTTTGAGGGCGCAGGACTGGTGGCCTCCTTCATGTGTCCCCGCAGGCCTTTGGGCTCCACCCACAGTGCTCTTGGGGTAAAGGCTTTCTTCGCTGTGCCACCTGCTTCCCCACCTACCAGGTTCTCGGTTCTCATCCAGGCTATACCCCTGCCAGGGCGCTCTGCGTTAGACCACGTGTCCTGGGATGCCCGCTCCACACACAGGCTGTTCTTGCCCTGGACAGCCTGGGTTGGGCTTCGGCAGCAGCACGGGGCACGGAGGCAGGCTCAGCCCCCAGTGGGGCCCAGCCGTGACTCCGCTGTTGTGTGCCCCAGCTTTGACAGCGAGAAGGCGGGGGACCGAGAGGTGCAGAGGACGATGCTGGAGCTCCTGAACCAGCTGGACGGCTTCCAGCCCAACACCCAAGTGAAGGTCAGCAGCAGCCCtcctgggaggaagaggagagagacccTGTGTCTGGCCCTGACCTCTGCAGctctcctccccgcccccgggCTGCCCTCGGCCTCTGATGTCCATGACCGAGCCTGTCAGTGACCAGCTGCTCAGTTCAGGGAGCTACTTCTCTTCCTCAGGTGATTGCAGCCACCAACAGGGTGGACATCCTGGACCCCGCCCTGTTGCGCTCTGGCCGCCTAGACCGCAAGATCGAGTTCCCAATGCCCAATGAAGAGGCCCGTGCCAGAATCATGCAGATCCATTCCCGGAAGATGAACGTCAGGTGAGCAGGGCCACAGTGGGCAGCAGAGGTACCCTGGCTCTCCTCTCCAAGCTGTCTCCCAGCCTTGGCCAGGCCGCACCACCGTGCACCTGCCTGAGGGAGTGgggccccaggcctggctgtccaGCTGAATTGGATTGCTGCCCACTGTGACAGGGCCAGAGGTGAGCATGCCCAGCTTGGCTGGGGACTGTCCAGCCAGGGCCTGGCGTGCCAGGATCAGACCCGCACTGCCCTCAGCCAGAGGCCTGACAGCTCGAAGCACTGCAGCTTGTAATGAGGCCAGTAATGGTGGCCGTGGCACCACCATGCCTCTGCTGAGCTGCTGTGAGACCAGCTTCGGTCTCTGCCACCACTGCTGCCCCACCACAGACCCAgggcggggagagggagaaacagtgacaaatcttccatctgctggtttgcttcccaaatggctgcagggccagagctaagcctgtTCAAAGTCAGAGCTTCTatatctcccatgtgagcaccagagCCTCaggccttaagccatcctccactgtttccccaggccacaaatagggagctggacgggaagtggagcagcaggaacacaaactggcacccttatgggatgccagcactgtgggcagGTGTCACTGTCGTGGTCCAGACTGGTGGAGATTTCTAGAAGCTAGAGTTTCAATAGACACTAGAAACTAGAAATAATGTGATGTAACTTGGTCCCTGTCCCTTCCGCAACCCCCCCAGTGTACTAAGAGAGTGGGTACGGGACTATATTTACTGTCACGGGGCAAGGCGGCCTTGTGTGTTCATGGAGACTGGGAGGACATCTGTCCCTTGCGTCCCTTTCACTATGCACGCGcttcctctccccagccctgacGTCAACTACGAGGAGCTGGCCCGCTGCACTGATGACTTCAATGGCGCCCAGTGCAAGGCCGTGTGTGTGGAGGCGGTGAGTGGGCCGGCGGGCAGGCGGATGGGTGCCTAGGGCTCCTGCCCTGGAGATGAGGGGGCTGGGAAACCCAGAGCGGCGGCGGGGGCCAGCCCACAGCCTGTGTGTGCTGGCTGCAGGGGATGATCGCACTGCGCCGGGGGGCCACGGAGCTCACGCATGAGGACTACATGGAGGGCATCCTGGAGGTACAGGCCAAGAAGAAAGCCAACCTGCAGTACTACGCCTAGTGGGGCCTCGTCGCCCGGCTCTCGTGTTGGCACAGTTCATAATAAAGATGGTTTCGGGTCCCTGGCACCTGTCTGCCTCACTTTTTCTGGGTTCCTGGAGGGGGCGGTACCCGTGGGAGGCCCCCTGCCCTGCTGCGGCAGTTGTCggagtcgcagctgctggagtcGTTGAGCCCTgctcaccctccccccaccccgcccccggcTCCAGCACAGTCAGCGTGCAGCGTGGTGCATTGGCCCCAGCCTGGTCTCCTGCAAAGCCAGGCTTTGGATCTTGCCTCCCTGACATTTGTCACAGTGTGCCAGCTGCGGGGCCTCCCCTGGGTCcacactcccctgattcttctgtgtctttctccaGAGCCCTTTCTCTGCTGCGCTGTCTTGTGCTGTTTGCTCCCACCCTACATCTGTCCTAGTTTGTCCCGAGTCAGCGAGGCTCGCCGTCCAAGGAGCAGGGCTAATGGCCATCAGTAGGGCATCCACATTAGATGTTCTAAATAGCCCCACCCCGAGGCTGAGGGCAAGGCAGCCCCACAGCTACACCCTCTGCCCAACCTCCTGAACCCCTAAATGGCCTTTCAGAGTGGCCCCTCATCAGCTCTACTGCTCAAGAGAGCCCCACCTTTCCCCTTGTCAAGCAGATGTGACCACCACGCGTTCCCCATGGAGGACCATCCCCTTCCCAGACCTCGGGAGCACCTTGGCCCTGCCTGGGGTGTCACACTCCACCCAGGCGCCTAGCACCCAAGGTAGCGCTTCTGGCCTCAGCCCCTCCTGGCCTGGGTGGGCACCGCTGCTGCCTCCCCCATTCCCCTTCTGACCACACAGTGAGCCTACAGGTGTGTCCTCTTTATCTGCAGAGGtcccccacagccaggagccctgagggccTGAGTGGGCCAGCCTGGGCTGGTGGAGACCAATGGGGTCATTCTAAATCTGTCAGGCGCAACCTCCTGTGGGGCTTCAGCCCCTTGGGTTCTCTGTGTTCCTCAAGCCTTTATGAATGCTTGTCAGAGAGCCAGATATCCCAGCTGGTGAGGATGTCACTGGTTAGGGCTTCCCACCCACCTAGGCTAGACCCCATGACACCGCCCAGCCAGCTTGGTGTGGACAGGAGTGGGGGCCTGGACTCTGGACAGCACTGGTTGGAAAGCAGCGCCCCCTGGAGCCTAATGTTGACGGAGGACCTGCCTTTcttgttcttttctgcttttctcttcccATCCTCCCTTGCCTtcccctacctttttttttttttttaagatttagcatttttattggaaagtcagattcgcagaggaaaggagatatacagaaagatcctccatccactggttcactccccaagtggctacagtggccagagctgagccaatccgaagccaggagcttcttctaggtctcccacatgggtgcagggtcccaatgctttgggccgtcttccactgctttcccaggccacaagcagggagctggatgggaagcggggctgctgggatatgagccagtgcccatatgggatcccggcgcatgcaaggcaaggacttcatccattaggctactgtactgggtcccttccctttctttttctttttttttttttaagatttattcattttttttttgggcttggcagcgtggcttagtggctaaggtcctcgccttgatcccatgtggccactggttctaatcccggcagctccagctccacttcttctctctctcctcctctcagtatatctgactttgtaattaaaaaaaaaaaagatttattcatttttattggaaagccggatatacagagaggaggagagacagagaggaagatcttccgtccgatgatttactccccaagtgagccgcaatgggccggtgcgcgccgatccgaagccaggaaccaggaacctcttccgggtctcccacgcgagtgcagggtcccaaggcattgggccgtcctcgactgctttcccaggccacaagcagggagctgcatgggaagtggagctgccgggattagaaccggtgcccacatgggatcctggcgcgttcaaggcgaggactttagctgctaggccacgccgccgggccccccttcctttctttttacatGAACAATAATCACTGCATTGAAGCTAAAGCTGACTTTCTGGTTGGAGCTCCGTTTCTTGATTAAATTATCAGGCCTCTTGGGGAGAAGTCCTGCCGGTTAAATCTAGAAAACAACTCCCCTAGAGTGCTGGGAGCTGCACTGGCACAGTGGCAGGCTGGGCAGTGCCCAGCTGCTCTCAGGACAACAGGCTAGCACCAAGGGCCAGGCACCCAAGGGTTCCGAGGCACGCTGCAGGGGAATGGAGGAACCCACTTGTggatagcatttatttatttatatctcatCCATAGAACATATATTTACaaacagaagtggagccaccgcaGACCCTTACTTGTTCAGACAGCGCGGGCCAGCACAGGGCCAGACCTTGGCTGCAGGGCAGGCCAGCTGAGAGCCTGGGCGTCAGCCAAGGGAACAAGCTGGGGATTATGGCTTCGGCATTCTCCCAGGGCACATTCCTGAGCGCTGAGCACAAGgggccctccccaccaccccacctTCCCCCAGCCCAGGGGGAAAGGCCCAGGGCCCTGAGCGGGGCATGGTAGCTGCGGGTCACACCCTTCCAACTCCCAGGGTGTCTGCTGGACCTTGGGTTGGCAGGAGCATCACTGAGCTGGACTGGGAGGGCGGCCTTTCGGGCCTGGAGCTGCTCACAGCCCTGTAGGCTGCTGTTTGGCAGCTGGCGGTGGCAGGAGCTGCTGGCACTGCCAGAGAGTGCTCACTGGGGATTTGGGagctggctggggtgggcagcccggagatggccttggaaagcatctGTTGCTGGGTGAGGGTAGGGCTGGGACCCGTAGCGTGTGGAGGCGTGGGGTGGGGGGCCCACCAGCAGCCCCCTGCCTCTTCTTtctttggctgtgcaggtgctgAGGAAGGGCCAGCAGAAGGGGGCTGCTCAGGTAAAGGTCCCAGTGGGAGGTcccagcaggaggcagggcagcCTCAGGGGTCCCCTGTAGCCCTGAGCGCCCCGGGCCACTCTCATTCCTTCTGGGGTCCTGGCAGGGCATGGCCCCTGTTGAACACAATGCTGCAGTTCCTTGCTGTTCCCTGTGGGGTGACAGGGTGGCAAGGAGAGAAGGCCCCGGCgtggcaggaggcaggtgctgcCCTGGGTCCCAGGGATCACAGTGTTGGTCTCGTACACGTGCACACCACCGCACCCTTCCCGCTGTTCGCGCCCCATGCTCACACACACTTGTCAGAGTGAATCGGAGTCTCTTATTGCTGGGCAGGGCGGGGCGTCAGGGAAGGCTACTCTACGAAGAGCGAGAAGAGCACCATCACCACGATGCCCAAGCAGAGCAGAAGCACCTGCTGCAGGGAGTGCCTGCGGAAAGAGGGGCCACGTCACGGGTGGGTGTACCGGCGGTGCCAGGTCCACAGGGCcgcagccaggccagggccacTCACCACGGGTCGTCTTCCTCCAGGAGGTCGGGCAGCACATTCACCAGGGCGATGTAGAGAAAACCCCCCGAGGTGAAGGGCAGGATCCAGGCCACGGTCTCCTCTGTGGCGGGAGGAGGGTGCCAAGGAGCTGTGAGCCCAGGGCCCCGGGCATGCCCCCACTCCCGCCCTGCCGCCACTGCTGTCCACTGAGCCCCATACCTACGCCCTTGGGGGACTGTGTACAGATGGCGAAGCAGGCACCCAGCAGGCCCCCCAGTGCCGTGGACAGCTGCAGCTTGGCCGCACTCCAGCGGTCAAAGCCGGCCCGGAGCAGGATGGCAAAGTCGCCCACCTAAGGGGAGGTATGGAAGCTCACCACGGGCCGGCTGGgccacagccccaccccaccctgcccttgcCACCCTGGGCTGCTCACCTCGTGGGGAATCTCATGCAGGAGGATGGCCATGGTGGTCAGGAGCCCAATCTGCAGGGGTAGGATGGGGAGGGGAGCCTCAGTCTGGGTCCTTGGACACAAATGCATGCATGCACTCAAGACCTGCTCTAGCCCAACTCTGGGCTACTGGCAGACACGGCCTGCGCACACTCTACATTCAGTCCCGGGGGAGCCATGGGGAATCGTGCAACCCACAGGATGGGGAGGCTGCGTACCACCAAGCggcagtgacagggacccaattgAGATGTAGGGTTCGTAATGTGCCCTGGGGGAAGTTAGGCCAAGCATGAAGGGTAAGGTAGGGACATCACAGGCAGGGGGACCGTGTGAAGTGAGAGAGAACCCAGCTGGCCAAGAACCAGCAGATACCTGGGACCAGGACACCAAGGGCAGAGGAGGGAAAAGGGGAAGCGGGCCAAGCCCAGCAGCTGGACGACaaggatgctggcaacacaagcAGGTACAGGATGGTCCCGGAGCAGaggggagcagcagagagggtcagGCGGGCAGGTGGCACCAACAGGCCAGAGAAGACCCCCCCCACCGCCAAGTCCCCACTCACCTTCTTGCTCACCAGGAAGCTGGCAGCCACGGCAAGTCCGTGAGTGAAGTTGTCTATAGTGTTGGCCAGCAAGTTGAGGTAGCCGCTgacctgggcaggggtggggtggtgttggggggagagctggactgagtggtatggttggggtggggggcacagAGGTTTGCGTGTCAACAGTGTCCTGAACTGGCCACTCACTTTGACGCTCCGAAGCACAGCtcgcaggccaggctgagcagcTGGCTGGTCTGGACACTGGCCTCCATTGAGCGTAGCGGCAGTGGTAGTGGTAGTGGGGTCTTTACTGGGGCCCTGGGGATAGGGGGGCAGGACAAGGAGGGAAAGGTGACATTCagtgctgccccctgcccctcaGCCAAGGTTGCCACAGCAGAGGAGTCCCTGGAGTCTCCagctggtcctggctgctgctccatcaGTCACCTGCCCCAGAACTCCGGCTGCTGTCACCATCAGCCACGGCAGGTACACGTCACCAGTCCCCAGGCCCTCCCGGAGAAGTTGGCCTCAGCCTCCCACAGCCCCCAGGCAAAAGGATGGAGACCCAAGCTCTGCCCGCAGGCCCACCTGGccactcccttccttcctgccgtCCAGGAACATCTTCTCCAGTGCCAGGAAGGTCAGGAAGCCAGCGATgacccacagccccagctgctgctgctgctgcaggctctGCCCCTCGCCACCTGCAGGGGCAGCACTGACAGGGCCAGGCCGAGCCAGGGCCGAGGGAGGGGCCGTTTGCAATGGGGCCTGgtccagggctgggaaggggcagGGGCATAGCTGGCTGGGCATTGGGCTGGGGTGAAGGGGGCCAGGACCcccacaggggctggggtgccGCTGGGACCAGGATGATGattccccctcctcccagctccctacCAGCTGCCCAGCATTCCTTTCCTGGccatcctggccat
The sequence above is a segment of the Ochotona princeps isolate mOchPri1 chromosome 4, mOchPri1.hap1, whole genome shotgun sequence genome. Coding sequences within it:
- the SLC39A13 gene encoding zinc transporter ZIP13 isoform X2 translates to MRGYSCPGCSMVGRRLLFLTTLALQLLGDVAGSQPGLRSRAAAAACRLDNNESESWGALLATERLDTWVCSLLGSLLVGLSGVFPLLIIPLEMGALLRSEAGARRLKQLLSFALGGLLGNVFLHLLPEAWAYICNTSPGGEGQSLQQQQQLGLWVIAGFLTFLALEKMFLDGRKEGSGQGPSKDPTTTTTAATLNGGQCPDQPAAQPGLRAVLRSVKVSGYLNLLANTIDNFTHGLAVAASFLVSKKIGLLTTMAILLHEIPHEVGDFAILLRAGFDRWSAAKLQLSTALGGLLGACFAICTQSPKGVEETVAWILPFTSGGFLYIALVNVLPDLLEEDDPWHSLQQVLLLCLGIVVMVLFSLFVE
- the SLC39A13 gene encoding zinc transporter ZIP13 isoform X1; the encoded protein is MRGYSCPGCSMVGRRLLFLTTLALQLLGDVAGSQPGLRSRAAAAACRLDNNESESWGALLATERLDTWVCSLLGSLLVGLSGVFPLLIIPLEMGALLRSEAGARRLKQLLSFALGGLLGNVFLHLLPEAWAYICNTSPGGEGQSLQQQQQLGLWVIAGFLTFLALEKMFLDGRKEGSGQGPSKDPTTTTTAATLNGGQCPDQPAAQPGLRAVLRSVKLSPQHHPTPAQVSGYLNLLANTIDNFTHGLAVAASFLVSKKIGLLTTMAILLHEIPHEVGDFAILLRAGFDRWSAAKLQLSTALGGLLGACFAICTQSPKGVEETVAWILPFTSGGFLYIALVNVLPDLLEEDDPWHSLQQVLLLCLGIVVMVLFSLFVE
- the SLC39A13 gene encoding zinc transporter ZIP13 isoform X3, giving the protein MRGYSCPGCSMVGRRLLFLTTLALQLLGDVAGSQPGLRSRAAAAACRLDNNESESWGALLATERLDTWVCSLLGSLLVGLSGVFPLLIIPLEMGALLRSEAGARRLKQLLSFALGGLLGNVFLHLLPEAWAYICNTSPGGEGQSLQQQQQLGLWVIAGFLTFLALEKMFLDGRKEGSGQGPSKDPTTTTTAATLNGGQCPDQPAAQPGLRAVLRSVKVSGYLNLLANTIDNFTHGLAVAASFLVSKKIGLLTTMAILLHEIPHEVGDFAILLRAGFDRWSAAKLQLSTALGGLLGACFAICTQSPKGRRPWPGSCPSPRGVFSTSPW
- the PSMC3 gene encoding 26S proteasome regulatory subunit 6A, with the translated sequence MNLSPTLESPVTRQEKMATVWDEAEQDGIGEEVRKMSTEEIIQRTRLLDSEIKIMKSEVLRVTHELQAMKDKIKENSEKIKVNKTLPYLVSNVIELLDVDPNDQEEDGANIDLDSQRKGKCAVIKTSTRQTYFLPVIGLVDAEKLKPGDLVGVNKDSYLILETLPTEYDSRVKAMEVDERPTEQYSDIGGLDKQIQELVEAIVLPMNHKEKFENLGIQPPKGVLMYGPPGTGKTLLARACAAQTKATFLKLAGPQLVQMFIGDGAKLVRDAFALAKEKAPSIIFIDELDAIGTKRFDSEKAGDREVQRTMLELLNQLDGFQPNTQVKVIAATNRVDILDPALLRSGRLDRKIEFPMPNEEARARIMQIHSRKMNVSPDVNYEELARCTDDFNGAQCKAVCVEAGMIALRRGATELTHEDYMEGILEVQAKKKANLQYYA